Proteins encoded together in one Chitinophagaceae bacterium window:
- a CDS encoding T9SS C-terminal target domain-containing protein, translating to MRKFKIFTQYTFSLLCIVLCSNITKAASSLEVFLEWGESNTELSVNGIVHKEVPYFKDAFFDEKYNYLPAYRIVEPINTNGQIYAEIRNEVYQTISLADHETEGILSGEFKIEAFNGSARGVRHAIFEIFPFRRNSNTGQIEKLISFDVDFQVDNSFRMSSSGANTYPQSSVLSSGDWYKIAVEKSAIHKINRNLITELGLNPDNIDPSNVRVFGIEGGMLPEYNGIERTTDLRELAVEVSGAGSGSFSNNDYVLFYGSSPHAVFYNEETERFDHQKNLYTDKTFYFINISSTNSQQVTTASSVPNPNNISTHFSEYKYVEDELVNLIKSGRQWYGDNFGFAVSSRNYTFESSGIQSSSPVYVESAFVARSLSSASTFNLRLNGQQFTSHNIASVSSGYTSEYARRTTRADTLSNITGNNLNFTVDFVNSASSSEGWIDYLKVNFRRSLRYNGEQFIFTDLNNIDKGVITEFRIANFNSGLKVWDITDPIVPVNMSGNLSGSEYRFSTFTEKLKRFIVFNPQGNLPVPEFIEVVENQNLHAIQQADMIIVYHPDIKGPVETLASHHRNTKNLNVITVNVKQIYNEFSAGSPDISAIRDFTKMLYDRNAANANQQPKYLLLFGNGSYDNRSRVQNNINLIPTYQSHNSLGPVSTFVTDDFFAFLDDNEGDDVLSSSHLLDVAVGRLPARTLQHAQDMVDKIIHYESTATFGNWRNDLVFLADDGDSNLHLNQTERLVSFVDTTYPLYNINKIYFDAYPRQSTPGGARFPDAQQALNNQMFKGSLIVNYLGHGGVNGWAHERVLTISDILSWTNYDKMPLFVTATCEFSRFDDPTNISAGEHVLLNSAGGGIGLVTTVRLVFASANEDLNRAFLKRIFEPINGEMPSVGEALLLSKNLGNAAIGNTRKFVLLGDPAMRLAYPEYDVVTTSITEDLVEKQTDTLSALGQYTITGEVRNENGTLLENFNGFVYPLVFDKVSVVETLGQSGGSFKKQFELLKNTIYRGKATVKDGKFSFTFIVPKDIMFKYGQGKISYYANTDWVDAAGFDTSIIVGGTAEVFVEDNTGPEVEVFMNDETFVFGGITDPNPLLYVKLRDESGINTVGSGIGHDLTAVLNDDTRNVLVLNDFYEADLDNFRRGTINYPLSKLPEGRHSVRVKAWDVHNNSGEGYTEFVVSSSAEMALNHVYNYPNPFTTSTNFMFEHNQPGQILDVQVQIFTVTGKLIKSIHQEVVSEGYRVDNIHWDGLDDFGDKIGRGVYVYKVNVRSSSGLNAHKFEKLVILR from the coding sequence GTGCGCAAGTTTAAAATATTTACACAATATACATTCAGCTTATTATGCATAGTTTTATGCAGTAATATTACAAAAGCTGCTTCATCTTTAGAAGTATTCCTTGAATGGGGTGAATCAAACACAGAACTATCGGTAAATGGTATAGTTCATAAGGAAGTTCCCTATTTTAAAGATGCTTTTTTCGATGAAAAATATAACTACTTACCTGCTTACAGAATAGTTGAGCCCATTAATACAAACGGGCAAATTTATGCTGAAATCAGAAATGAAGTATATCAAACCATTAGTTTAGCAGACCATGAGACCGAAGGAATACTTTCCGGTGAATTTAAAATTGAAGCTTTTAACGGGTCGGCCAGAGGTGTTCGACATGCTATTTTTGAAATTTTTCCTTTCAGAAGAAATTCCAATACCGGTCAGATTGAAAAGCTAATTTCATTTGATGTAGATTTTCAGGTAGATAACTCTTTTAGAATGAGTTCTTCCGGTGCCAATACTTATCCTCAGTCATCCGTATTATCAAGTGGCGATTGGTATAAAATAGCAGTTGAGAAATCAGCCATTCATAAGATAAACAGAAATTTAATAACTGAATTGGGGTTAAATCCTGACAATATAGACCCTTCAAATGTTAGAGTTTTTGGTATTGAAGGCGGGATGTTGCCTGAGTATAATGGAATAGAACGAACAACAGATTTAAGAGAACTTGCTGTAGAAGTTTCAGGAGCGGGAAGCGGCTCTTTTAGCAATAATGATTATGTTTTGTTTTATGGTAGTTCTCCTCATGCAGTTTTTTATAATGAAGAAACAGAAAGATTCGATCATCAAAAAAATCTGTATACAGACAAGACTTTTTATTTTATAAATATTTCGTCAACAAATTCACAGCAAGTGACGACAGCCTCATCTGTTCCTAATCCCAATAATATTTCTACTCATTTTTCTGAATACAAATATGTAGAAGACGAATTGGTTAATTTAATTAAATCCGGCAGGCAATGGTATGGAGATAATTTTGGCTTTGCAGTATCCTCACGGAATTATACTTTTGAGTCTTCCGGTATTCAAAGCAGTAGTCCGGTTTATGTAGAGAGTGCGTTTGTGGCTCGTTCATTATCTTCTGCTTCTACATTTAATTTGCGTTTAAACGGTCAGCAGTTTACAAGTCATAATATTGCAAGCGTATCATCCGGTTATACTTCAGAATATGCCAGGCGAACAACCCGTGCTGATACCTTGAGTAATATAACAGGTAATAATTTAAATTTTACTGTTGATTTTGTTAATTCAGCTTCGTCTTCAGAAGGGTGGATAGATTATTTAAAAGTTAACTTCAGGCGCTCATTAAGGTATAATGGTGAGCAGTTTATTTTCACAGATCTTAATAATATTGATAAAGGAGTTATTACAGAATTTAGAATTGCAAATTTCAATTCCGGTTTGAAAGTATGGGATATTACAGACCCGATTGTGCCGGTGAATATGAGCGGTAATTTAAGTGGAAGTGAATACAGATTCAGTACATTTACTGAAAAGCTTAAAAGATTTATAGTTTTTAATCCTCAGGGAAACCTACCTGTGCCGGAGTTTATAGAAGTTGTGGAAAATCAAAATTTACATGCTATTCAGCAGGCAGACATGATAATTGTTTATCATCCGGATATTAAAGGCCCTGTTGAAACATTAGCATCGCATCACCGTAATACTAAGAATCTTAACGTAATAACTGTGAATGTAAAACAAATATATAATGAATTTTCAGCAGGTTCGCCTGACATTTCTGCCATTAGAGATTTTACAAAAATGTTATATGATAGAAATGCAGCGAATGCCAATCAGCAGCCCAAATATTTATTATTATTTGGGAACGGATCTTATGATAACAGAAGTCGGGTTCAAAATAACATTAACCTGATACCAACTTATCAAAGTCATAATTCATTAGGGCCGGTTTCAACATTTGTTACAGATGATTTTTTTGCATTTTTAGATGATAACGAAGGGGATGATGTTTTAAGCAGCTCTCATTTACTTGATGTAGCCGTTGGGCGCTTACCTGCCAGAACTCTTCAGCATGCTCAGGATATGGTGGATAAAATTATTCATTATGAAAGTACTGCAACTTTTGGAAATTGGCGCAATGACCTTGTTTTTTTAGCCGATGACGGAGATTCAAATTTACATTTAAATCAAACGGAAAGATTAGTAAGTTTTGTAGACACTACTTATCCTTTGTACAATATAAATAAGATATATTTCGATGCTTACCCAAGACAATCAACCCCGGGAGGTGCCAGGTTTCCGGATGCACAACAAGCTCTCAATAATCAGATGTTTAAGGGTTCATTAATTGTTAATTATCTTGGACATGGAGGTGTAAACGGCTGGGCGCATGAGCGAGTTTTAACTATCAGTGATATACTGTCTTGGACAAACTATGATAAAATGCCATTGTTTGTAACAGCAACCTGTGAGTTTAGCCGTTTCGATGATCCAACTAATATTTCGGCAGGGGAACATGTTCTTTTAAATTCAGCCGGAGGAGGAATAGGTTTAGTAACAACAGTACGATTAGTTTTTGCCAGTGCAAATGAAGATTTGAACAGGGCTTTTTTAAAAAGAATATTTGAGCCGATAAATGGAGAAATGCCTTCCGTAGGTGAAGCCTTACTGTTGTCTAAAAATTTAGGAAATGCTGCTATAGGGAATACCCGTAAATTTGTTCTGCTTGGTGATCCGGCTATGAGATTAGCTTATCCGGAGTATGATGTAGTAACAACATCGATTACTGAAGATTTAGTTGAAAAGCAAACCGATACATTAAGTGCTTTGGGTCAGTATACCATTACAGGCGAGGTTAGAAACGAAAACGGAACTTTATTGGAAAATTTTAACGGCTTTGTATATCCTTTAGTTTTTGATAAAGTATCAGTTGTAGAAACTTTAGGTCAATCAGGAGGTAGCTTTAAGAAACAATTTGAACTCTTGAAAAATACGATTTACAGAGGAAAAGCTACAGTTAAAGACGGTAAATTTTCATTTACATTTATCGTCCCTAAAGATATAATGTTCAAATACGGACAGGGGAAAATTAGTTATTATGCTAATACAGACTGGGTAGATGCCGCCGGTTTTGATACTTCTATCATTGTCGGAGGTACAGCTGAAGTGTTTGTAGAAGATAATACTGGTCCGGAAGTAGAAGTGTTTATGAATGATGAGACTTTTGTTTTCGGAGGGATAACTGACCCTAACCCTCTTTTATATGTAAAACTTAGAGATGAAAGTGGTATAAATACAGTAGGTAGCGGAATTGGTCATGATCTTACGGCTGTGTTAAACGATGATACCCGAAATGTGCTGGTATTAAATGATTTTTACGAAGCAGATTTAGATAACTTCAGAAGGGGAACCATCAATTATCCGCTAAGTAAACTTCCGGAAGGTCGTCATAGTGTTCGGGTTAAAGCCTGGGATGTTCATAATAACTCCGGTGAAGGGTATACCGAGTTTGTCGTGTCTTCATCAGCTGAGATGGCCTTAAATCATGTTTATAATTATCCCAATCCATTTACAACCTCTACAAATTTTATGTTTGAGCATAATCAACCGGGACAAATATTAGATGTACAGGTTCAAATATTTACGGTAACCGGAAAGCTTATAAAGTCCATTCATCAGGAAGTTGTAAGTGAAGGATATCGGGTAGATAATATACATTGGGATGGTTTGGATGATTTTGGAGATAAAATAGGCAGGGGAGTATACGTTTATAAAGTAAACGTGCGTTCTTCTTCCGGGTTGAATGCCCACAAGTTTGAGAAATTGGTAATTTTAAGATAA